A genomic stretch from Microbacterium proteolyticum includes:
- the treZ gene encoding malto-oligosyltrehalose trehalohydrolase: MSIDVWAPKAERVRLRRLDDSGDTVIEDIEMASASGGWWTAPVDLADGERYGFVLGDGDDLRPDPRSRRQPGGVHEASAWFDPSVYAWNDAAWTGKQLAGGLIYELHLGTFTPEGTLDAAIGRLDHLVDLGVTHVELLPVNGFNGTWNWGYDGVLWYTVHEAYGGPEAYQRFVDAAHAAGLAVIQDVVYNHLGPSGNYLPEFGEYLREGSRNTWGDSVNLDEHAVRAYIVENALMWMSDYHVDGLRLDAVHALLDHREPHVLQEIAERTDALSAHRGIPLTTIAESDMNDPKLILPREAGGYGLTAQWSDDWHHTAHVALTGETIGYYEDFADIDAFRKVSEGGFFHDGTYSSFREEKHGKPIPKDVPNWRLVTFAQDHDQIGNRAAGDRLSQTLGYDRLAAAAVLTLTAPGTPMLFMGEEWGATTPWQFFTSHPEPELGKATAEGRIAEFEKMGWDESTVPDPQDPSTFENSKLDWDEVGEGDHAQLLGLYRELAKLRRERPELTDPSREGLSAAAHEATGGRVYELRRGDLVVVVNLSDAEATASVSSGARVLLATAEGVTLDGTGVSVPAGASAIVGPAL, translated from the coding sequence ATGAGCATCGACGTTTGGGCGCCCAAGGCCGAGCGGGTGCGGCTGCGCCGGCTGGACGACAGTGGCGACACCGTGATCGAAGACATCGAGATGGCGTCGGCCTCGGGCGGCTGGTGGACGGCGCCGGTCGACCTCGCCGACGGGGAGCGGTACGGCTTCGTGCTCGGTGACGGCGACGACCTGCGCCCCGACCCGCGCTCGCGCCGGCAGCCGGGCGGTGTGCACGAGGCGTCGGCGTGGTTCGACCCGAGCGTGTACGCGTGGAACGACGCCGCCTGGACGGGCAAGCAACTCGCGGGTGGTCTCATCTACGAGCTCCACCTGGGCACCTTCACGCCCGAGGGGACCCTGGATGCCGCGATCGGCCGCCTTGACCACCTCGTCGACCTGGGCGTGACGCACGTCGAGCTGCTGCCGGTGAACGGCTTCAACGGCACCTGGAACTGGGGCTACGACGGCGTGCTCTGGTACACCGTGCACGAGGCCTACGGCGGACCCGAGGCGTATCAGCGCTTCGTCGACGCGGCGCACGCGGCGGGCCTCGCCGTCATCCAGGACGTCGTCTACAACCACCTGGGTCCGTCGGGCAACTACCTGCCCGAGTTCGGCGAGTACCTGCGCGAGGGCAGCCGCAACACGTGGGGCGACTCCGTCAACCTCGATGAGCACGCCGTGCGCGCCTACATCGTCGAGAACGCGTTGATGTGGATGAGCGACTACCACGTCGACGGTCTTCGGCTGGATGCCGTGCACGCGCTGCTCGACCACCGCGAGCCGCACGTGCTGCAGGAGATCGCCGAGCGCACCGACGCCCTGTCGGCGCACCGCGGCATCCCGCTGACCACCATCGCCGAGAGCGACATGAACGACCCCAAGCTCATCCTCCCGCGCGAGGCCGGCGGCTACGGGCTCACCGCCCAGTGGTCGGACGACTGGCACCACACCGCGCACGTGGCCCTGACCGGCGAGACCATCGGCTACTACGAGGACTTCGCCGACATCGACGCGTTCCGCAAAGTGAGCGAGGGCGGCTTCTTCCACGACGGCACGTACTCGTCGTTCCGCGAGGAGAAGCACGGCAAGCCCATCCCGAAGGACGTGCCGAACTGGCGCCTGGTGACCTTCGCGCAGGACCACGACCAGATCGGCAACCGCGCCGCCGGCGACCGCCTGTCGCAGACGCTCGGCTACGACCGGCTCGCGGCAGCCGCCGTGCTGACCCTCACCGCCCCGGGCACGCCCATGCTCTTCATGGGCGAGGAGTGGGGGGCGACCACGCCGTGGCAGTTCTTCACCTCGCACCCCGAGCCCGAGCTCGGCAAGGCCACCGCCGAGGGGCGCATCGCCGAATTCGAGAAGATGGGCTGGGACGAGTCCACCGTCCCCGACCCGCAGGACCCGTCGACGTTCGAGAACTCCAAGCTCGATTGGGACGAGGTGGGCGAGGGCGATCACGCCCAGCTGCTGGGCCTGTACCGGGAGCTCGCGAAGCTGCGCCGCGAGCGGCCCGAACTGACCGACCCGTCGCGCGAGGGCCTCTCGGCCGCGGCGCACGAGGCGACCGGCGGTCGCGTCTACGAGCTGCGTCGCGGTGATCTCGTGGTCGTCGTGAACCTCTCGGATGCCGAGGCCACGGCATCCGTCTCCTCGGGGGCACGCGTGCTGCTGGCGACGGCGGAAGGTGTGACGCTCGACGGGACCGGAGTCTCCGTTCCCGCGGGTGCGAGCGCGATCGTGGGTCCGGCTCTCTGA